In Parcubacteria group bacterium, the genomic window TCAATAACGCTTAAAGATTCAATAAGATAGAAAGCCTGGAAAATCATTCCGATAACATCTTGGTGGACTTCAAGCTTGTCTTGCATTTTCATTTTTGAAAGCGGTTTTCCGTTGATGCTTATTTCTCCCGAAGTTGGAATCTGAAGTCCCGCAATTGAATACATCAAAGTTGATTTCCCGCAACCCGAAGGCCCATGAACAATAAGATATTCTTGAGGAAAAATTTCAAGATTAACACCGTCAAGGGAGCGGACTTCGTTCGATTTCCCTTGATTATAAATAACCTTTAACTGCTCGGCCTTGATTATTGAGTTTTCCATATTACTTTCAAAAGAAAGCTGCGACCATTTTTTATTTTATAATTATAACATACCGTATTAATTTTTCATATAATTTGCTGTTTGGAATCTAAAAATATTTTTTTAATTTCCTCCCCATTTTTTGCTTTCATTAAATTTTCCCGTATCTCCTTCGCGCCTTCAAATCCGGAAATATAACATTTAAAATATTTTCTAAAATTCCCGAATTTTCTTATATTTTTATAATGTTTTTCAAATAAGATTGCATGTTTAACTAGCATCTTTAGCTTATCGTCTTTCGAAATTTCTTTTTTATTTTTATCAAATATCCAGGAATTGTTCAATATTTCCCTGCCGATCATTATCCCATCCGCCCCTGATTTTTCCGCTTTCATCCTTCCTTCTTCCATATTTTTCACATCTCCGTTTCCTATTATGATAATTCCGCTGCCCCTCATGATCCTTACTGCTTCGGAAATATTTTTCCAATCGGAAGTTCCTCCATATTTCTGTTTGGCAGTTCTTCCGTGAAGGCATATCGCAGACGGTTTTTCCCTGGCCAATTCCATAATCCAATCGTTCATTTCATCGCTCTTATAAAATCCGACTCTGGTTTTTACCGATACCGGAATCCGCCGGCTGGCAGACTGGGCGCCTCTTTTTGTTGCTCTGATAATTTCCCGCGCTAGCTTTGGATTTTTAATTAACTGGGCCCCTGCGCCTTGCTTCAAAACATCTTTGTCGGGACAGCCCATATTGATATCGATCCCGTCGAAACCAAGCTTGGCCATAATTTTTGCCGACTCAAAAAACTTCTCCGGATCTTTCCCGAAAAGCTGAATCACAATCGGTTTTTCTTTTTCGGTAAAATTGATATTGGGAGTGGAAAGCAAATTATTTTTTCCCACGCTGCATAATCCGTCAACAGAAACGAACCAGGTATAAAAAACATCCGGCTTTCCGCATTCGGAAACAATTTGCCGAAAAGGAGAATCGGTAATATCCAGCATCGGCGCCAAAGCGAAAAACGGCTTTGGCAATTTTTTCCAAAAATTATCATTCATAAAAACAGCCTATCAAAATTAACCAAAAAAGAAAAGTAATGTACAATTTGCATTTTTACGGTTAACGAAAAAATCGACAGTTTAATGCCGACTTTTAATACAATAAAACGCTAGCGCCTTTAATATATTTCTTAGTTAATTTATTTAATTCTTT contains:
- a CDS encoding tRNA-dihydrouridine synthase, producing the protein MNDNFWKKLPKPFFALAPMLDITDSPFRQIVSECGKPDVFYTWFVSVDGLCSVGKNNLLSTPNINFTEKEKPIVIQLFGKDPEKFFESAKIMAKLGFDGIDINMGCPDKDVLKQGAGAQLIKNPKLAREIIRATKRGAQSASRRIPVSVKTRVGFYKSDEMNDWIMELAREKPSAICLHGRTAKQKYGGTSDWKNISEAVRIMRGSGIIIIGNGDVKNMEEGRMKAEKSGADGIMIGREILNNSWIFDKNKKEISKDDKLKMLVKHAILFEKHYKNIRKFGNFRKYFKCYISGFEGAKEIRENLMKAKNGEEIKKIFLDSKQQII